The following proteins are encoded in a genomic region of Sorangiineae bacterium MSr12523:
- a CDS encoding DUF6193 family natural product biosynthesis protein — translation MKMPDKTRVDEKWESLVMDDNGHVRKIVRVASRHHVLRQLFPFAGHNDLRFSVKDEYPYDWDLPYVRTTPYGGYEARVCDGIPIIAGNLDEVVMMVADAMVVALAGESNES, via the coding sequence ATGAAGATGCCCGATAAGACGAGAGTCGATGAAAAATGGGAATCGCTGGTTATGGATGATAATGGACATGTCCGTAAAATTGTGCGGGTGGCGTCTCGGCATCATGTTCTTCGTCAGCTCTTTCCTTTTGCCGGTCACAATGACTTGAGATTCAGTGTCAAGGATGAATATCCATATGATTGGGATCTGCCCTACGTGCGGACTACTCCCTACGGGGGATATGAAGCTCGCGTATGCGATGGTATTCCGATCATTGCCGGCAACTTGGATGAGGTGGTCATGATGGTTGCGGATGCAATGGTCGTCGCTCTTGCCGGTGAGTCGAACGAAAGCTAA
- a CDS encoding HlyD family secretion protein, whose translation MAGALRESAMANLDASEIDRTRPRLHEHDDREDEDARDGEVDKRPLPARIRAWVATHKGATAVILVVIATLVAGGVLLWRYLRTFESTDDAQIDGDITALSARVTGVVTAVHTTDNQHVNQGDLLVELDAADAKVALQEAEARVVRARAQNRIAQVDRGRSKTLVGSGSLAAEDLDQRTASAQVAAAELKAAEAALEQARLDLGYTRVFAAVSGIVGKKSVNVGDHVQPGQRLLAIVHSNDLWVTANFKETQLARMQPGQRARVSVDAFGVSYDAVVDSMPGASGPRFSLFPPENATGNYVKVVQRLPVRLRFVPGQPGLERLRPGMSVVPKVYLQ comes from the coding sequence ATGGCCGGTGCATTGCGCGAGAGCGCCATGGCGAATCTGGACGCTAGCGAGATCGATCGAACCAGACCGAGGTTGCACGAGCACGACGATCGCGAGGATGAAGACGCGCGCGATGGCGAGGTGGACAAGCGGCCGCTCCCGGCGCGCATTCGCGCGTGGGTGGCCACGCACAAGGGTGCGACGGCGGTCATTCTCGTCGTCATCGCGACACTCGTGGCGGGTGGCGTGCTGCTCTGGCGATACCTTCGGACGTTCGAGAGCACCGACGATGCGCAAATCGATGGCGATATCACTGCGCTCTCCGCGCGGGTCACTGGCGTCGTAACGGCCGTCCACACCACGGACAACCAGCACGTGAATCAGGGCGACCTGCTCGTCGAGCTGGACGCGGCCGATGCCAAGGTCGCCTTGCAAGAAGCCGAGGCCCGCGTGGTCAGAGCGCGTGCGCAGAATCGGATCGCGCAGGTCGATCGCGGCCGATCGAAGACGCTCGTCGGCTCGGGGAGCCTTGCGGCGGAGGATCTCGACCAACGGACCGCGTCGGCCCAGGTGGCGGCGGCCGAGCTCAAAGCGGCCGAGGCCGCGTTGGAGCAAGCACGTCTCGACCTCGGCTATACGCGGGTGTTTGCGGCGGTAAGTGGCATCGTGGGGAAGAAATCCGTCAATGTCGGCGACCATGTGCAGCCGGGTCAGCGGCTATTGGCCATTGTCCATTCCAATGACCTTTGGGTCACGGCGAACTTCAAAGAAACCCAGCTCGCTCGCATGCAACCCGGTCAACGCGCTCGGGTGTCGGTGGATGCCTTTGGGGTGTCCTACGATGCCGTGGTGGACAGCATGCCGGGCGCCAGCGGCCCGCGCTTCAGTCTTTTCCCGCCTGAAAATGCGACAGGCAATTACGTGAAAGTGGTGCAGCGCCTGCCAGTGCGGCTTCGCTTCGTGCCGGGACAACCGGGACTGGAGCGCCTCCGTCCGGGGATGAGCGTCGTGCCCAAGGTGTACCTGCAATGA